The following are encoded in a window of Fulvia fulva chromosome 7, complete sequence genomic DNA:
- a CDS encoding Putative dehydratase IlvD1, whose amino-acid sequence MAEPGEAQESPDHQPSNNQTSTQTPIPHSLQDYNLTHPITSPTGLRSGLTNYGDPHFSLFLRKVFIKAAGYSDDALSRPIIGIINTGSSYNPCHANVPQLIDAVKRGVQLHGGLAVEFPTISLHESFSSPTSMFLRNLMSMDTEEMIRAQPMDSCVMIGGCDKTIPAQLMGSISANKPVISLATGPMMPGSFGGQRLGACTDCRNNWAAYRAGELDIEDINGINNELAPTIGTCGVMGTASTIACVTVALGLMPISGATAPAVSSARLRVAEETGSIAVAVAAHLEERRPQTILSRESFLNAIIVLQAIGGSTNAVVHLMAIINRHPDVAGTITLKTFDEIGRKTPLLVDLKPSGDNYMNDFHNAGGMLALLHTLRPLLFLEARTIAGKTLGETLDATPFKTFQYSKDLIRPLSNPLYPASALVALYGNLAPRGAILKAAASKDRRLLEFEGPAVVFENTADLAQRIDSEELEVTKDSVLVLKGIGLIGNPGMPEAGVIPIPRKLKGVKDMLRLSDGRMSGTAGGTIVLHISPEAAIVDSPFGILKSGDTVRCSLEKRLLEVDLSEEEIARRVSERLTALQSSGQQVNDKRVTGKKRGYRGLYESSVNQAEEGGDFDFLTARYTDG is encoded by the exons TCAACCCTCCAACAACCAAACAAGCACCCAAACCCCCATCCCACACTCCCTCCAAGACTACAACCTCACCCACCCCATCACCTCCCCAACCGGCCTGCGCTCTGGCCTCACCAACTACGGCGACCCTCACTTCTCCCTCTTCCTCCGCAAAGTCTTCATCAAAGCCGCCGGCTACAGCGACGATGCGCTCTCCCGCCCCATCATCGGCATCATCAACACGGGCTCAAGTTACAATCCTTGCCACGCCAACGTCCCCCAATTGATTGACGCCGTCAAGCGAGGCGTGCAGTTGCATGGGGGGTTGGCGGTGGAGTTTCCGACGATCAGTTTGCATGAGAGTTTTAGTAGTCCGACGAGTATGTTTTTGAGGAATCTTATGAGTATGGATACGGAGGAGATGATTCGGGCGCAG CCGATGGATTCGTGTGTTATGATCGGAGGCTGTGATAAGACGATTCCTGCTCAGCTCATGGGCAGCATCAGTGCGAACAAGCCTGTGATCAGTCTGGCGACTGGGCCGATGATGCCGGGGTCTTTCGGAGGGCAACGGCTTGGTGCTT GCACTGACTGCCGCAACAACTGGGCTGCATATCGGGCTGGCGAGCTCGATATCGAAGACATCAATGGCATCAACAATGAGCTAGCACCCACCATCGGAACATGCGGTGTCATGGGCACTGCCTCAACAATAGCTTGCGTGACGGTGGCACTCGGCCTGATGCCCATAAGCGGTGCCACCGCGCCTGCTGTCTCTTCCGCGCGACTGCGAGTTGCCGAAGAGACAGGCTCTATTGCCGTCGCAGTCGCTGCGCATCTGGAAGAGCGTCGCCCACAGACCATCCTCTCCCGAGAGTCGTTCTTGAATGCGATCATCGTACTACAGGCCATTGGAGGCTCGACCAATGCCGTGGTGCATCTCATGGCCATCATTAACCGGCATCCTGATGTGGCGGGAACCATCACACTCAAGACTTTCGATGAAATCGGTAGGAAGACACCGCTGCTGGTTGATCTCAAGCCCAGTGGTGACAATTATATGAATGACTTCCACAATGCCGGTGGAATGTTAGCCCTGCTTCACACGCTTCGACCTCTCCTGTTCCTCGAAGCTAGGACGATAGCGGGTAAGACACTTGGTGAGACGCTCGACGCCACTCCGTTCAAGACGTTCCAATACTCCAAGGACCTCATCAGGCCGCTATCGAATCCACTGTATCCTGCTTCAGCTCTGGTGGCGCTATATGGTAACTTGGCGCCTAGAGGGGCGATCCTCAAGGCAGCAGCTTCGAAAGATCGCCGCCTGCTCGAATTCGAAGGTCCTGCTGTAGTGTTCGAGAACACCGCAGATCTTGCTCAGAGGATAGACAGCGAGGAGCTTGAAGTTACCAAGGACTCAGTGCTGGTGCTCAAGGGTATTGGTCTGATCGGCAACCCTGGAATGCCAGAAGCCGGAGTGATACCTATACCGAGAAAGTTGAAAGGTGTGAAAGACATGCTTCGACTGTCGGATGGTCGAATGTCAGGAACGGCAGGGGGTACGATAGTACTCCACATCTCACCTGAAGCTGCCATTGTTGACTCGCCATTCGGGATCTTGAAGAGCGGCGACACGGTAAGGTGTAGCTTGGAAAAGAGGTTGCTCGAAGTAGACCTCTCTGAGGAGGAGATTGCTCGACGAGTTTCTGAACGATTGACAGCACTTCAGTCGAGTGGCCAGCAAGTGAATGACAAACGCGTTACCGGCAAGAAGCGCGGGTATCGTGGCTTGTATGAATCTTCGGTCAACCAAGCAGAGGAGGGAGGTGATTTCGACTTTTTGACGGCAAGATATACAGACGGCTAG